In Juglans regia cultivar Chandler chromosome 13, Walnut 2.0, whole genome shotgun sequence, the DNA window ttttaaaataattttttttaatttttacataaaacataataaataatttaatttttattctattattcacaacccatctcaactcatttttaaatccaaaccactttttagaattcatttattttcaaaaaatattttatctcattttattttattattataatttttttaatttttaatataaaataaaataaataatttaactttttcaaattttaaaataaaaataatattttattaaactttttaattttaatttcatctcatcttatatcttaaaataaacaaatcctgataatgataaaatattattttaaaaaaattaaataaaatattattaaaatattattttttaatattattattattttaaaatttgttgaattatttattatattttatataaaaaatttaaaaaattataataataaaatgaaatagattgaaaatatttatatcaaacGGATCCAAATTTCAATGACCAATCACAATTCAAACTGATCTAATTACCCCATTTCTCtgaggaaaaaaacaaaaaaccactaCAGTACTTTGAAATTTGATTAGGCTCTGTTCTGTGGACCTGTGTATGGATGGCTGGCGACTGCTCTTCACATATGATATGCACAATTGAATTCCTAAAGGAAATTGTTGTATAAAAATAGCAATCCGACAAAAAAAGGAAACTTACATACAAAAAGCGAAAAAATAaagattcaaataaataaataaataaaaaggggGACTCAAGGCTTGGAAAGTATTAATTATGtaacaaaaaaacaatgatTCAAACATAGAGTTCTCCTTCAATAAgcaattgcatatatatatatatattggcttaGAAAAAACCCCCCCACAATGCACAAAGACAAAAGACTACTGgatatattatttgttgtgaTTATTTAAAAGCCAACTTGGGTATCAACAATgaatatcaatataattttatttctattcttCCACTATGACTCATGTATAGGATACTCAGGACAGGTTTGAgggatgaaatgagaattttatattttgttttagtgtttaaaatattaaaatttagtattattattgtattgggatttgaaaaaattaaattgagatttgaaaaagttaaattgtttattatattttatatagagatttgaaaaatatgtaatgatgagatgagatgagaattttgtatctcatcccacccccaaacctgccctcaGACTTTGTACTCTACTCACATTTCTCTCTTCTATTCATTGTCTTCATTccaacatatattataaaaagttattCTATCTGTAAGTCGGTGGGTAGAACGTATTATCTAAATtacttcaaatatatttttcaaatcaaatactatcacgtaaatattttattaggcgTGTCATCCACACTGAtttgtaattgaatttttctattacGAATAGAGATTTATTAGATAAGTTCTTACTTTTCTTATGCTATCAATTGCAAATACATACTTAGGCAACCACAAAATATCCaaccaaaagaaagtgaaacatgaaaagacctaaaaaatcaatatacatAAAAGATAGTGATTAATTACCTTCAACCGTTAAGGTTTCAAGAGTAATTGAATTTGTCCatctcataatattatatagataatgaTATCTTTACAtcttatttattcttattttacttttcagatattatttttgcatttttttctatttgaatCTGGATTAAAAATTCTAGAATATgatcttcttgcataatctaaaagaaaataaattcaatcgcttaatgtaattatgtaatttaattaaaaataaatttaattttataaaaattgacttttttgtactttttgagtcaatttttataaaattgaatttatttttagttaaattacatGCTTATGTTgaatgattgaatttattttcttctagattatgtaagaatataatttcCTGATATTTACAATCcaaattcaaagagaaaaattaaaaaataataattaaatagtaaaatagtagtaaaagaaatgtaagtgtatcattacccatattatattaaataaatatgtataccataaataaatcacattaatcacataatattataaagaaTAACACTATAGCCATTAGCCACTGCTGGGAGCTTCCGCTAatgtattttatgtgttttttttttttgttcttttttacacacattttttttaacacttttaaatatttttaaaaaataaaaaaatcacaacatcattaaaaatacttttttaatcacaaaataaaaataaataaataaatctcagcGGAAGGAAGAATAGTATTGATCTATTATAAAATATGGATCTTATATTCTCTCACCTAGCTATCCTTATTTCAGTAAGTTTCTTCCTAATAGATAATATAAAGTGTATTATGACCATAATTCTACCCATTTTACCTGGCGgtaatattcttatatatatagatagcatTTCCTTCCATATACTGTAGTGAATGATAACagttttaagtaattttatgagcaatcaattatttataaatagaataaaaaattctatgtaCAGTCATTTTTTgcgtattttttatatacttcactaatatgattgattgtatcactattttttaatataaaataactattttgacCAATTACATCAGTAAAGTAcgtaaaaaatatgcaaaagtaATTATATGTAGTAAAACTCATATTCCATTAACCAATTTTAgggatattgattttattaaattccaTCCCCTCTAAAAAAGGatgttaatattttaaatctaagatacactcatttattatttatccttTCAAAACCTTCAAGTTTTAggagattgtaaaattacatttaatatatcatatgaaatcacgtcagtttattaatttatttttgtgaaatcttttttatgtctatttttttcatctctttgtatatatatttacaggcctgtctaagagcattagcattgagttatgcaaatgcaaataaaatagataatttagttaataaaagataaaaattgtcTGCATTGAATTATACAAATGTAAACCAAAATGACTTTCAGCTACAGTAAATCAACTTTTGTTGTTATATTTGacatttattgtagctcaaccaaatatattaaaaaactatttctttcaTCCGAACACACTCTCTTCTAGGGTTGCAACCCGACCAACCCGGTGTGTGTTTGGGCCCGAACCGACCCGACCCGGCTCCAAGACAAATCAAATCGGGCTGGACCGACCCGACCCGAGATTGGAAGCACGCGAAGAATAAATTACAAATCAGTTGCAGAACGAAACACCCTTGCCCTTGACCTCGATGACGACGAGTCACTTGTTGTTCCCTCACCTGCCGGTTGAGATGAGGTGCCCTCTCCATCATTATTAGCTGCCACCTTCGGTGACTTCATCGACCATGCTCTTGTAAAAAATGCCCACTGCTCCGATTTACTCATCTGGTCCGGTTTCTCCATCCTCTTGTGACTCTTTCCTCTGCTACTCCCTTCCCCGCCTGCTCTGTATCCCGCCTCGAACTCCCTTCCCTCGGCAAGAGCACCATACTCGTGGCCTGGTTCAATTTCGGGTTCATTATCTGTTTCCTCACCTCCACCGGCAACCTCAACATGAATCGTTCCGTGTTCTAACTTCTCTCCCGGTTGGATCAACGAGTGACCCGTCGAGTGTGAAAGTGGAAACGGGAACATTCGGGTGGACCAACGGCTCGACCTTGACCCCTGAATCCGAATCCGATTTCGATTCAGCATTTGCTTTACACCTATAACCACTGTTTCTTCATGTACTCTTTGTGCTCATTCTGTTTCTGCATTTGATGATTCGACGGCGAAAGATTTTGGTCTCTCATACGCATTTAGAACCACCCACAACCCCATCCATAttcaaagaagaataaaacataGAGAAGCTTTTCATTTCAGCGGAGTGAGAACGGTGTAGACGGTTTCAGCGGGTTCGACCCGCAAGTTACTTCAACCCTTTTCTCGGGTCGGGTCGAGTCGGATCTCACGGACGGACCGGGTCTGAACCTTTTCTGCACAGCCCTACTCTCTTCCCTCCTATTTCTTCTCTCGGTTTGTTCCTTCTGCCAACAAATTCTCTCCATTTCACGCATGTgcctttataatattatttttttattattttgagatattttattattgaaaaaaaaattatttttgaaaaaaaaaattattttgttattctcTCTATTTCCTCCCACCAGCATTAgcattttattattgaaaaaaattatatcattaaatttataatattttattattattttgattaatatatagatcatcCAATATAAGAATAAGTTTTAAGTGAAATAAACAAATGTAAAATCATGtcaaattatgtatattttacatttatatttacataatacaATGCTACTGCTTTTAGTGCATTGatattggcttcatcaaaagcttgttaaatgtaaaatatgatgaatttcatcaaaagagagCTGCATTAGATTAAAGAGATAAGTGTGAAACTTTGAGTTACAATAAATGAATATgttccttcaaatttgaagggctACTGTTtactcatcaaatttattttttattcatttttaatctccaataatattttttattcacgtttaatctccaaccatcttgtaataataatgtaagaatcaaattaaattattaattaatatatgattagtgtaattataaaatatgaaaaaaaaatattattgttaaaaaaaatattatattattattttaataaatttaatagttaattcaatatagaattatgaataaaaaaaatttagatatataaaaaatattactttttatcaaaatttaaaattaaatttgatgaatccaaGCACTAAAGTATATATTTCCTGCACGTGATGGCTTGAAAATTGTACAGAATCTACTGCAATTGTCTTGTATAGCATAAATTCAACCACAACAGCCATGAATATACCGGCAGGCCTGCCAAGAGCGTAGAGCCCACTCTTGATTGTTAGCTGGCAAATACTCCCATCTTCCGCGTGGCTTGACCCTGCGATGACCTACTCCAACCACGTgaatttttccttaaattaagcAGTTTGGTCAATATTCACgagtttagtatatataatctctaccacacttcacacttcacatttttttaaatttttaaattttttttaattaattttttaaattatttcaaattttctattcattattcatataataaatatttgataaaagaaaataataataaaaattaaaaaaatgtgaagtatAGAATGTGAAGAAGTTATAAAGATTTATTGTATAAATTGGGTACGAATTTAGTACTGGCTTACTTGCTTTAGCAAATCCGGATGATGATATGcctacaattttttaatttataattattttttaatttattttaaatcaatcaatataattatattactttcttaaaaaaataattataattttccatGACTATCCTTCGTTATctcaaataaaattgtaaaatagttgtaaattaatttttaagggtatgtttggaaacaaactcaactcatctcaactcatcattataaatttttcaaatttcaacacaaaatataataaataatttaatttttttaaatttcaaaataataataatatttaaaaataatattctaacaatattttatcatcacaactcaactcaactcaactcaaatatTCTACTAATTTTGTAAACactttatacaaattttttctcgaataaaaaatatttttaaattattacattattacgaaaaatatttcttttaatatgtgaGATTTCTAATGCGATTATATTTTTGACTTTTAGAATATGTGTTTTGTCCGTATATATAacggtaatatttgatttgcatTGTCTAACGGTTGCCACTACTTATTGATAGTCCGGGTTATCATGCTATGGAGGTATGTACTAAATTTCCTGTGTCTCCATGAGATTTTGTCATCATCACAGCCAAGGGGGGTTAATCTAACCAAAAAAATTGAGCAACATTACTTCTCTATCACAACATAACaccaataaatttaatttacaaaatccAACAAAGAACCAAAATAAATCCAAACAGCATGCAAAATCAGCAAAAATCATCTTGCTAAATAAGATCATTCGCATCCGGTGTCGCATATCAAATGTGTGTTCCATGGGGCTCAAAAAACAGGTTCATCGAACTGAACCGGAGCGAATCGGTGGGTTGGTCTGGTACTGGGTTCGGTTCGGTACTGGTTTAATTTTTCTCAAGTCAAAATCAGTTCGGTTCTAATTTTCCTATTTCTAACACCGGACtggtttgtatatatattttaattttttatattgtataaaatattttttatatttttttatatataaaataattttgtattatatcataaattactaattaatataacaatgaattttaaaatcccatatattatcactatatattataatatactataatatatcattatattatatattataatatatcattatagtgtataatataatatatcattatagtgtataatacaattataataatatactacaatatattatcactatattatttaatataatatatattatattatatagataaatgatacttgcagttgtgagtgtgcaagcgccatgtagtcgctttgaaaaaaatgaataaatatggaaccaatataaaaagaaattaattttttaatagtagaccccactctttttcaaagtgattacacggcgtttacgcattccacgactgtatgtaacattactctattatatatactatataatataccgaAAAACTAGATCGAACTAGACCAgaaccggtaaaatcggaaaTACCGGTTGAGAGGTGACTGGTGCGGTATCAGTTATTTAGATCTCAAAACTGATATATACCGAttcggttctaaaatatgtcaaAATTCGGATCGaatcggaccggttacaccgCTACCAAGAACCCATCGTCGAATgactgcaaaaccttaaaccccGGTTACCTTTTGTGAAAACTATCACAAAATGCAAGATGGTCATCCGGGTTAGGATTACCCTTCCATATCGATCGAGCTCCATTAACACTTGTGGATTAACCTCCTCTCAAATACAAATTGCAACCATCATCACAGTCTTACAATAGACATGCAACCCCCCTCCTGGTGCgataaataattattgatcAGTACCAAACGTTGTAAAGGACTCAACAGAGGTGAaattaagaatgaaaataaaaataaaggtgaTAAAGGACATAAAAATCAGCATAAAACATGCTCTTTGgagaattaaattataaaacatgcTCACTAGACTGGCTACCAACTTTTTTATCACTGAAATAGCAAATTCAGTGCAAAAACAGTTTTCGCAATACCACTACACAAGCAAAAACAGCACAGTAATAGCACAAACAGTGTAAAAACAACAAACCAATATCAATTTATGTGCAAAAATAGCACCCTTGAATACCAATTTTAGTGCAAAAACAGCACACCAACAGTGCAAAAATAACATTGTAGAATAGCACTAGACATGCaaaaatagttttgaaaatAGCACTACACATGCAAAAACAACACAACAATAGCATAAACAGTGCAAAAACAGCACCCTTAAAACCAATTTCAGTGCAAACAGAGCACTGAAAAACTTAACCAGATCAGTGCACAAAAATCCCAATCTTGAAAAAAGCTAGGGTTTTGAGTTAGCAATAACAAATAAGAAATAACAAAGAAAGCTATGAATTGATGTTTTTAtcagtttttaattaaaaatcaaatccataGATTAATTCACTAATGGGAGTATTTGTAaaaaactagtatttttttgagaaaacaaGAACATATTAGTGCACCAAAAAGATAAGATCACAACAAAAGCAAATCTCAATCTCTAAGCACAAGCTTgtaaattgcaagaaaaatctgaaaacaacaCAAACAAGAACATATTAGTGCACCAAATAGACAAAATCACAGCAATAGCAAATCTCAATCCAACAACACTAGTAAATTTCTCTAAACATTTGAAAACAGTACAA includes these proteins:
- the LOC108988471 gene encoding E3 ubiquitin-protein ligase ATL9-like, which produces MLNRNRIRIQGSRSSRWSTRMFPFPLSHSTGHSLIQPGEKLEHGTIHVEVAGGGEETDNEPEIEPGHEYGALAEGREFEAGYRAGGEGSSRGKSHKRMEKPDQMSKSEQWAFFTRAWSMKSPKVAANNDGEGTSSQPAGEGTTSDSSSSRSRARVFRSATDL